From Quercus lobata isolate SW786 chromosome 11, ValleyOak3.0 Primary Assembly, whole genome shotgun sequence:
CAAGGTGTTTGCCTTTTTAGTACAACTGCAAGGTTTACATTTAGATGATGACATATAAAGTCTGGGTCAATCCTCGATGCCTCATAAGCATTCCATGCAAAAACATCCACGTTCTACTTTAAAAAGCCTATAAGTTCCTCCTTTTCAACAAGGGATAGTTAAGCCCCCACTTGAAAATACTTATCTTTGTTTGATCCAAGAACCACTTTTTCTAACTCCTCACAAAGTAAACCCTACAGTTCAATTTGAGTTTTCCCTCGAGGTTAGCCAATTGCTACGAGGCCTCTTCTAATGTAGAAGAAGCCTTATCCAACGATTGATATCCAATTGCGGCCACTAGGCACTGCCTGACCATTGTTTGACTTCCAACAAGCTCTCCCACTTGCCCCTTGGTGGAGTATTTGACTTTTATATGCATGGTTGATGACATTGCTCCCATGGCATGGAGCCAAGGCCTCACCAAAATAGTCGTATAGGGGGAATAAGCTTCAACAATaataaagtccacctccaccacttcATTCTATGCTTGCATGAGTAACCTAATCATCCCTTAGGGAACCATGGTTCTCCCATCAAACCTGACCAAAAGGGAGTCTTACTTGCTTAAATCCTCGAGCTTGAAATTCAACCCCTTATATAAGTCTAGGTACATAATTTCAGTCCCACTTCCTTGATCAACCAGGACTCTCTTTACATTATATCCCCCAATATGAATAGCCACTACTAGGGCATCATCATAAGGTTGGAAAGTCCCAACTTTATCCTCCTCTGAGAAGCCTAAGGTCGACAATGCTTTAGACCTAATCCTCTTAGATCTCAAACTCACTCCTTAAGCTCTGGTCTCAAAGCTACGGACATAACACTCAAAAATGAACTTGCATTGTGGCTAGGGGTGGCAAAAATCACATTGATTTTTCCCAAGGATGGCCGGGTAGCAATTTCCCTTTGGTACCTTACTTCGATCTGACTTGCTTGTCTTGAAGGCTGGTGCATGAACTGCTTCAGCTTCCCAACTTTCACTAACTGGTCTAAATGGTCATGCAAGGTTCTATAGTCTTTGGTACTAGCAGTAAAGACTTCGATTACGTTTGGATGGGTCTTCTTTTATCTTATTGGGCCACTTGAAATAAGAttcattctttatcttctcgAGGATCTGGTACACAAGCTCTTTAAACACCAAGTTAGCTACTTGTGCATTAGCCCTTGATGATTGGTTAGCAAATTCTCTCCTAGGTCGACTGTGATTATACCCCTCTGGTCACGGATTTCTCTTTTCAGGGGGGAAGATTttggtttttccttttccttgagTTTGGTCTTCCTCGACCTACTTATGCTCATCAATGCGATCCATGAGCTAATGCATATTTCAGGCAAGTTTCATAGTCAAAGATTTTCTCAGGTCATGTTTCGTTGGGAGCCCAACCTTAAAGGTTCTTAGGGATACATCTTCAAAATCCCCATCTATTTCATTAAATGTTTCATAATACCTATCAGAGTAGGTTTTCAGATTTTCCCCCTCCCTCATCACCATGGATAATAAAGAGTCCAAAAGTCTAAGAACCCTGTTGCATGTCATGAATCTTGCTCTAAAGGCATTAGTCAATTCTTCATAAGAACTTATTAAACCCTTTTCCGACCCGTCGAACCATCTCATGGCAATAGGCTCAAGGTTGGAGGGAAAAACCTTGCACATAAGGGCCTTATTCCTCGAGTGAATGGCCATCCTCTAGTTGAAGTGACTCACATGTTCCACAGAGCCAGTCCTCCCATGATAAATAGTAAATGTAGGCTGAGTAAAATGATGGGGAAGCTCTGGCCCTATCAATTCTTCATGTGAAGGGCGACTTAGAAATCCGACATAGAGGTTTACTCATTGTGTCATTTCCCATTTTCCTAGGGGGTGAGCTTTCACCTTGCCTTCTACTATGTTTCTTCACCATATCTAGGCATGAACATGCAAAGAAAGATTCGTTGGGGGGAGTCCTTGATCTCGGTCTATAGCTACGGTTTCCCTCATCATCAGATCCTAAGCTTGATGGGGGTGTTGGATCTCTCCTAACATGTGCCCTATGACATAGCTTTTTGCGCAAATGATCAATCTCCAACTTGAGATTTTGGGTCTCTTGCTCATGGGACACATGACTTCCAGTACTTGATTGGATCCTACTGGTATGCTCTGTATGTTGCGTTTCCACCCTAACGCTTAGAGTTCGATTATGCTCTCTATCTCTCCTCTGCTCCAGATTAACAAAGTGATCCTCATGCTATGAGCCAACGAACTCCTCTCTATTTTGTCATAGCTTGGATAAAGAAGATTGCAAATGATCCCTACAGATagtgccaattgtagggactcaGAAAGTAAAGGCCCAAATCCACCTAGAATAATGGTATCTTGTCCCTCAAATCAAGCCCAAACAATAGAATTTTTAAGAGAGTGGGTAACTAACTCAAGTACAATACAAGGATATGTCCAAGTTTAAAACCGAAGAATCCAAAGTATAATATCCTCCCATGGAACAACAATTGAGGATAATATCCTCCTTGGGCAAGTTCGAGGATCAGTTTCTTGTATATAAGTTAAGTTCTGTTTCTTTACAAGGTAATCCTAAATTCTCCTCATTGGTCTCTTTTTACTTAGAAATTGTTCATCCCCTTTTTCTGGGgggttcctttccttttatGGTCCCTTCCCTAGCATCCCAGTCCCCAATCTGTACGCTTTAGGTGATTCCTTAGGATACTTGTCTCATCAAGATCCTTCTGGAGGTGGTAGAGAGAGTTGTTAGCTATGATATTGTTATTCAGGGTTCATTTTCTCGTTAATGCAACTGATAAAGTTGGTACAGAGCATTCAATATAGAGGTGAAAGGTATCTCCTTCAGGAAACTTCCTCCCACCAACCTTGCTCCTGCCACTATTTCTTCTCCTATGTGTTTCTAAGGGATATTAGTTGTCTTGATTCTCTTGCTCTCCTCGGGTAGGCGTAGTCTTCGGAGTTTGCTTTACCCATCTTAGCCCAAATTGGGACGAATTTATTCTCAACTGGGACTTCTCGGTACGTCCTTGGACCCCCCACAATATAGATTATATAGATTTGTGGTAATTGCAATTTGCAAATTTGATGAAGGCAAAAGATAATTAATTTTAAGTTATGCCTTGCAAAGGTTGAGGACTATATCAAGTTATTGAAATGtcataagtatatttttatttagccTAGAAGACTTTAATTTCcaatcattataaattttagaaattcaggtttagattttagttcatTATTTGTTATGCCTGCTTTGTATCCACATTGGCCAACAACTACAGATGAGATACGTTGATAGAGGAAAGGAATTCACGTGGTCCATGCATATTGCTCAAAACAGGTTACAACTAATGGGGTCTTTAAGTACAACTGGAAATCATAAAATATACTAATCAGTACTAAAGTGCTTTTACAATTCAAAATTCTCACTAAAAAATTCGGTACTTGCTTGGCCGGAATAAAAACTTAGACCAGTAATAAGAGCGGATCAAATCAGCCCAAAGATTAGAATGTAACACAAGAAATAAAACAACAGGAGCACAAGCAAGTGAAGCAATGACATATGGAACCCATTCCATCTTGTAGtcaaagatcaaaaagatgGCAGCGATAAAGGCCGTTACCATGGTTGTTATGGAGATGAAGAGTGTTGTGAGCCCGAACATCAACCTTGCATGCAATGAATACATAAAATCATTTTGTGCATATCTTGATGTGAGAATGGATAGTAGCAACACTATTGATGCTGCAGAGGCAAAGAGTGAAATTGCATTTGAAAGgataaaaatcataaaccaCTCCTCTTTGCCAAAAAAAGGAGTGTTTAATATCTTATTGCTAGCACCAGGAACAGTGAGAGCTGCAGCGAAGACCACTGTAGAAATGAGAGTTGCTACAAGCATACATGAATTGGCTGTCTCCTTCATTGCTTCTTCACCTACTTTAAGTAATTCTTTATGATCCTTATTGAATACTTCTATGGGTGTCATTCCCTCAGAATTTTTCATATACATATGAAATGGTCGGACAATCTTTTCCACTTCCTGGAATGAAAGGCAGGTTGAAACGTTacatagataatttttttaggacaaaacttagatacattACCTTAAATGTTGTTCCTTAGATCCCCTTTTTAAGATTCAACCATGTGACTacttaaaaatacacttccatcttatgagaaaaaatctacatggtagaatcttaaaaagagaacttaaggaataacacctaagtactgtatctaagtctcactcatttttttaacatatgaaAATGAATATTACATAGCATATCAAAGATGAATTGAAATGGTGTTTAGATCCTCTCCATATAAGGTGGATtcattttcattgtttaaactaAATAATACACTTATAATCAtgtcatttataattttagtgtttttacaACTATAACTTTCGTCAAACCTTCATGAATTGGTTGATTGAGTCAATAATCACTTTCACATTCATgtgtattttaaaaagttgaacataaaagttaaaaattaaacaaaaaagttaGAGTCAAAGAAATTTTAGAGTGTGTTGAGTTTCAAACTTAAGAGATGAGTCATCTTATGTATTTATAAACCATTGCACAACTTAAGAAATATCTTAAAAATTATGGGCTAATTGTTGGACTTGAGCTTGGACTTGTGCCCATCACTCTTGGGCTTTATTATTTAtatcctttctttctctccaatAGCAGGATAACactatttattgataatattttagggtttatattgttggatcaaaatttttttacttagccattttttccCAACAATTGTGACACAAATTGTGTACTTAAACTTagtctaaaaattttaaattatacgACCCTaccaaatccaaaaattaaaatctatatGCCATtgtaaattgaaaaagaaaaagaacaagaaaaaatagaagatcTAGTGATAAGGAATACCTTAAACCACAATAGCTCTCGTTGCATTTGAAGGTTTGCTCGTGGGGCACCAAGTCTTTCCGCGAGTGGCAACATTCCAGCTAAGTGCAACATGTTGTTTTTGTCAACATCAACATTTCCAACTATGTAATCCTTAGCTGCTCCTatgttatatattaaattaaacacATGAACGTGACGATGCATAACAGCAACATGAAATACACTTTGCTCTTTTTCATTAACTTCCCATAAAAGATCAGGATACTTGCAAAGAAGCAAAGCTAAAAACTCAACATTTCCTGACAATGCAGCGTCGAAAAGTACTCCTGAAGGCCTTCTTATCAGGTCCGAAATTTCCTCATCTGATCGCTGTAGAACTTGCTCccaaattctttcaattaaaTCACGATCCAATATTGGCATTGATGCTTGCTTGTAGAAGTTTTTGAAGTCTAGAAGTAGGTTTAAAAgtattaattgaaaaaatgaCCTCTATCAATGGGAAATTGGAAGCAACAAAGTTGTTCTTCAGATCATGAAAgtatttaaattgaaaaagaaagtaaaatatgTTGGAGTAGTGCAAAATGCTGATAAAAAAGCTTCGTTACAAATCctttcaaaaatgttttaaattcaACCTTGTCCACATTCTTTTATATCATGTGAGTGTAAAACAATAATTTCCCAAATTGTTATGCTGATTTGGGAACTTAAAAGAGTATATAGCATTCTGAACACTAAATATCTGTTGTGAGAACTGGATCCTGGGTTTAGAAAAACGTACATAAGCTGGTGTATCGTGCCACGATCTTTAGCAGACTGCCGCCGGCAATGTCTGTAGCCTTTTGAGCCAACACATGCAAAGCTGTTTTCCCATCATTATTCTCGTCTCGTTCACAAGCCATTGTTGGATATCTAGTCAGTATCTCCAATGCTAAACCTATACATGGAATGAGATTTATTGTAGTAAGAAGCAACGTTTAGTGTAGTGCCACATTTATGTCAAGTTGCTTGCCCAAAAACATATGCGTAGGGCATGCAACTTTTTTAAGTAATGCAATGAAATTAGAAGCAGAGAGAGCAAGGAACTaatcaaaaattcaaagaattttatcaaaatttcatagtatcattattaaaaatttagtaTATGAGTTGCTGCAGACAAAGTTGATTTGTCCTTGAAAGAAACTCTGGGATAGGGAATGTATTCTAACATAGATTGTACCTATAAAACAAAGTCaaaaagttcaacaaaatattggaatatgtatgatatatattttgatttactAATACAAAGCATGATAAAAAGTAGAATGTAATCAGTTATATATCCAGACTGACAAGTAACAAATTTGGGAGCACGAAGGAATGAAGTTATACCATACAGATTGCTGGAAAGGGTAATAAAAAACAGCCTAATGCGTTCAGAATGATCTAGACAGTCGAATTCAGTTTTCGAGTAGAGATATTCGGCCATTTCTTTGTGTCCAACTTCAGCTGCCATGCCAAAAGGTATTAATTCCCTAGTACCTCGTTTCATTGTTAGTTTATTATTCTTTTCTATCATTAATTTTGCAACTTCGACCATTCCAGACACAGCAGCAATACTAAGGCCTGTGTCTTTATTTAGATTTTCTATAGCTAGATCTTCCACAGTCCCATATTCCACCAgttcttttataaaatatatgcatTTTGAATGAACTGCTATGTGAATCAGTCTGTCCCATGATTTTGTCAATCTAGCATAAAGCATGCTCCGATCTTTATCGATGAAGCTCTTTGCAGTTTTCCAGTCACCCTTAAGTGCAGCTAGACACAAGGCGCGGttgtcatttcttttttttcctgcagagttttaaaaatcagaGGCTTGCAATTATATAGCGTTCACCAATTGTCAAACCACAAAGAGTGATGTCaccaatcaacaaaaaataaactaaacattCATTAATTAGTCCATCAATCACATCTATTGCCACATTAATTTGTACATATATtgtagtaaatttttttgtagctTCAGCATTTTCCAACCACAAAACACATCACACTCtttgcaatgatttttttttttttggtaccttttattttctgcaaatCACAACTCCTTATATATGTTATAGATATGTAAAGTGATATAACTTAACTATATACATGATCCAATACCAATTAGTGTTCACACTTCACAAACAAGTTCCATCAACTTTTCCTAGCTGGAGAAATGATGCATCTGATTAGCATTGAGGGCTAATATAGGACTCTGACCAGGCAAAAACCCAAAAGCTATCTAGCAAGCACTATTTGGGCAATTACTCTAGTACAATGTACAGACCTTTCTGCAAATACTAGTCCACAAATAGCGATACTTACCCTCACAAAGAATTAGATATGACAATTCTCTATTGGGTGTTGCACATTCAATTTGTGATCCACTAGGTATTTGAGTACTTAATCCCGCAGCATCCAGACAAATGTCTTCTTCCATTGGCATGGCTCCAATACTGGGTCCTGGAATTGAAGTGCTAAGATTTATTCTATGAGAGAAAGGCAGTGCAGAGAGTTGATTGCTGGAGTTAGAATTACATATAGGCTGCAGCTGATGAAAGCTTGACCCCTCAAAGGAATATGATTTCTGTCTTGTTAGATTGATCTGAGGTCCAAGAGCAGGTTCACAACTCGAGGGAGAAGAAGATTGAAAACAAGTTGGAGGCGATGAATTCACTCTCTCCTCTGTAGTCACCTGTGTCTCCCCTCTTCTTTTAGGAGGCATCTTTGTTTAACTgtcataaaaatcaaatcatatgaGACATAAATGAAGCACATGTGCGCCTGTATGTGTGAGTATGCACGCATATGCATATGAGCATGCAATTGATTTGGATCTAACTGTTTTAATATGACTCAGAATTATGGTAAACAAGCTCAAGAAAATAAGTCCAAAGGTATAGCCACAAAAGAAGACTTTCGTTTCTTAATCTTGGTAATTAAGCTACATCTttgattgaacaaaattacataaaaagtaaattattcGTTGACCTGTGACTATACTTGGGCTACATTACAATCAACTAACACTTTTCAGAGCTAACTCTCATTTTTTACAATAAGACAATCTCAGGACTTGGGCTTAAATTCTCTTAATGAATTCGAGGTAATATATTCTGGTTTTCCAGTTTCTTTATAAAGTCGTTCCTTATCTTAGTCCAATTTCATAAGCCATAATTCACAAAGGGTTTTGGCTCTAAGTTTTCAACTAGTAGTACAGGGAAGTGGCAGCACAACTTGAACGGTTGAAACTAGTTACATTAAGAACACAATAACAGAAGAATCATTATAGCCTCGTTCTATCTAGTTGAATGAGAATGCAAGCATCATATGTGGCCTGAACAAACTGTGtcataatcaaaattttactcccaaATTTTTGGGATTAGATATAGATCTTCACAAACAGGTGCTGCCACATGTAACAACAAATATCGGCTCCTGCTTTGCTTTCAgctttttagcttatttgcttAATGTACAAAActagaaaatagaagaaaagtttTCGTTTCcaattattaaagaaaaatgaaaacagccaaaaaatgaaaatgaaaatgaaaaatcgaAACATAGCTGCAAACAAAtcataaaggaaaaagaaaaatgttattcaAAAAACAGAGAAGCGCTGACCATAGTCTTCCACTTTTAGATCACGATGACTATGAAAAAATTACTAACAAGAAGTTACAACTTACCAGTGAGAAAAGCGTTGTAAATTGGACCCTCTTACTTTCTGTGTCTTAGACACCCAGGCAAAAGCAGCAGGATTTTAATGGCTCTGACAAGTGCTTCAAGCCTTCAACAGATAACGAAATGCATTGGCCGGAGTACTAAGTTAAGTGAATTTCACAACACAAGTATGTGGTTGTAGATTGCATAGCTAAAGCAACTGAGgatgactatatatatacacccgCGTACGCACTCATGCGCGTGTTCAggcactttttattttttccgacatgtaaagtattttttttttttttttgagaaactttccGACATGTAAAGTAATCACATATAatcatatatacaaaataaatacatatatattttttttttagaaacaaagtAAATACATAAATGATTGTGAAAAGTTGTAAGTATAACACGTCCAAGATAACGCCGAAAAATTAGGTGGGTAAGAAATGCGAGTTAGTAGGattttaaaatagaataaatCTCACATATTTATTGTAGTTAGAGAATAGGACAATTTAGGTGCAATAAGTCAAATTTGGTTTCTTTCAGGTTTCTAGTTTCTAACTTTATCATTGATTGACTTTTCTAGCTTTAATCATTACTAGTTAGTGGCACGTGCCTCGCTCGTGTTacctttgaaaaaatttagataaaatttctatttgaagaattatgaaactatatacattaaaaaaaaaatgtatgtcaCACATAATGTTAGGGTAGCTATTTAACATAAgaatatctattttattataacaGTTTCTTAGTACTTATTTGCTAATGACAATATTCACTCACTAAAAACTTCTGagaatgataatgaatattatcatcttccaacaataagcCACTGAGTTTTGCTAAGACATTGTCATAATATTTAAAGTTTCATAATGAAATATGTCATATACTACAATTGAACCATTTCATCAAATACCTTCAACCATacacaatgaaaattttttcattcatactttcttctttatcattctaCATGAGTCTAGGTACAATGTTTAGCTAGCTTGGTTTTTAATGAACACCCATTTTaggcaagaaaagaaaaaaaaataacaaaaggcatgtgtctcgaattttccattagataaattataagtttcgacgatttaaacctagaaaatcaatgttctttaggtaataaataaaataccttATATCATCATTCCAACTTTCTAATCATTAAtaccatctaaaactcaaaatacttgaagaaaatttttggaatattaaaatttagtgtgagtattttagacattacacattgataagggtaattttgtaattaaccCATGACGAAACAAAAGGCGATGGACATAACAAGGTTGTCAACTTCACTCATGAGAGACAACCTTGTTGTAAAGTCTACAACTCCACCCCATACCTGATAGCTACATCTTGGGCATAGTAAGCTGAAGACAGTAAGTTGAAGATAATAAGCTGAAGACAGTAAGCTGAAAATAGTAAGCTGAAAATAGTAAGCTGAAGACAGTAAGCTGAAGAGAATAAGCTAAAGGGGATATATGAATCTCTGACGACCCTGACGAGGTAGTAGGCAAAGCTAACGACCCTGATGTGGTCTTGCTTGGTTTCCACGCATGCGTGTATAAGGAAATATATTGCGCCCCACGCTTACCTCTAatcaagaagactcctataaggaaaggattccGGAAGATACACGGATTAAAGAGGTTCTCTCCTATAAGGAAAGAACTTCTAGATCAAGGCATGGACTTCGGCCCTACACTattataaaaaccccaaaacccttaTAAACGaaggtacgcataattgacCCCGCTCTAGCACTTTAGAGCTGTAAACAAGAGATTTCTCTAACTTGACTATTGGAGGGTATTTGACCGATACCATACCGATACTCCTCTTAAGGTCTTCAGTTTTTGCGTTGTGCAAGTTCTTGTCAAGAGCACGTAAGGACCATGTGGcttattgatgattttttggcatcatcacacactgtaatattttaagaattataaaCTTTCATTACagtttaaataaaagaataacaatatgacatatttgctattttcaaaaacactaAGGGGAGAATTgcttaattttaaagtttaaggaggaACTGTGAACTATCtcaaacataaaggatgaaatgtgtttttatccaattttttttttttttttgggtgtaaaactatgtatttttacttaaaattgtacgtaaagataaaaatacaataaaaaagaataaagtttagttataaaattaattgtagtcttaggctacaatcttactaaatatctttttattggaggtgagttgtagccttaggttacaatcttactcaataaaataaatattactacatattttgaaaatttaaccatt
This genomic window contains:
- the LOC115968303 gene encoding uncharacterized protein LOC115968303 isoform X2; this encodes MPPKRRGETQVTTEERVNSSPPTCFQSSSPSSCEPALGPQINLTRQKSYSFEGSSFHQLQPICNSNSSNQLSALPFSHRINLSTSIPGPSIGAMPMEEDICLDAAGLSTQIPSGSQIECATPNRELSYLILCEGKKRNDNRALCLAALKGDWKTAKSFIDKDRSMLYARLTKSWDRLIHIAVHSKCIYFIKELVEYGTVEDLAIENLNKDTGLSIAAVSGMVEVAKLMIEKNNKLTMKRGTRELIPFGMAAEVGHKEMAEYLYSKTEFDCLDHSERIRLFFITLSSNLYGLALEILTRYPTMACERDENNDGKTALHVLAQKATDIAGGSLLKIVARYTSLYFKNFYKQASMPILDRDLIERIWEQVLQRSDEEISDLIRRPSGVLFDAALSGNVEFLALLLCKYPDLLWEVNEKEQSVFHVAVMHRHVHVFNLIYNIGAAKDYIVGNVDVDKNNMLHLAGMLPLAERLGAPRANLQMQRELLWFKEVEKIVRPFHMYMKNSEGMTPIEVFNKDHKELLKVGEEAMKETANSCMLVATLISTVVFAAALTVPGASNKILNTPFFGKEEWFMIFILSNAISLFASAASIVLLLSILTSRYAQNDFMYSLHARLMFGLTTLFISITTMVTAFIAAIFLIFDYKMEWVPYVIASLACAPVVLFLVLHSNLWADLIRSYYWSKFLFRPSKYRIF
- the LOC115968303 gene encoding ankyrin repeat-containing protein ITN1-like isoform X4 — translated: MPPKRRGETQVTTEERVNSSPPTCFQSSSPSSCEPALGPQINLTRQKSYSFEGSSFHQLQPICNSNSSNQLSALPFSHRINLSTSIPGPSIGAMPMEEDICLDAAGLSTQIPSGSQIECATPNRELSYLILCEGLALEILTRYPTMACERDENNDGKTALHVLAQKATDIAGGSLLKIVARYTSLYFKNFYKQASMPILDRDLIERIWEQVLQRSDEEISDLIRRPSGVLFDAALSGNVEFLALLLCKYPDLLWEVNEKEQSVFHVAVMHRHVHVFNLIYNIGAAKDYIVGNVDVDKNNMLHLAGMLPLAERLGAPRANLQMQRELLWFKEVEEIVRPFHMYMKNSEEMTPIDVFNKDHKDLLKLGEEAMKETANSCMLVATLISTVVFAAALTLPGASNKISNTPFFHKEQWFMIFILSNAVALFTSAASIVLLLSILTSSYAQSEFVYSLHARLMFGLTTLFISITTMVSAFIAAIFLIFDYKLEWVPYVIASLARAPVILFLVLHSNLWADLIRSYYWSKFLFRPSKQRIFELEF
- the LOC115968303 gene encoding ankyrin repeat-containing protein ITN1-like isoform X3; amino-acid sequence: MPMEEDICLDAAGLSTQIPSGSQIECATPNRELSYLILCEGKKRNDNRALCLAALKGDWKTAKSFIDKDRSMLYARLTKSWDRLIHIAVHSKCIYFIKELVEYGTVEDLAIENLNKDTGLSIAAVSGMVEVAKLMIEKNNKLTMKRGTRELIPFGMAAEVGHKEMAEYLYSKTEFDCLDHSERIRLFFITLSSNLYGLALEILTRYPTMACERDENNDGKTALHVLAQKATDIAGGSLLKIVARYTSLYFKNFYKQASMPILDRDLIERIWEQVLQRSDEEISDLIRRPSGVLFDAALSGNVEFLALLLCKYPDLLWEVNEKEQSVFHVAVMHRHVHVFNLIYNIGAAKDYIVGNVDVDKNNMLHLAGMLPLAERLGAPRANLQMQRELLWFKEVEEIVRPFHMYMKNSEEMTPIDVFNKDHKDLLKLGEEAMKETANSCMLVATLISTVVFAAALTLPGASNKISNTPFFHKEQWFMIFILSNAVALFTSAASIVLLLSILTSSYAQSEFVYSLHARLMFGLTTLFISITTMVSAFIAAIFLIFDYKLEWVPYVIASLARAPVILFLVLHSNLWADLIRSYYWSKFLFRPSKQRIFELEF
- the LOC115968303 gene encoding uncharacterized protein LOC115968303 isoform X1; this encodes MPPKRRGETQVTTEERVNSSPPTCFQSSSPSSCEPALGPQINLTRQKSYSFEGSSFHQLQPICNSNSSNQLSALPFSHRINLSTSIPGPSIGAMPMEEDICLDAAGLSTQIPSGSQIECATPNRELSYLILCEGKKRNDNRALCLAALKGDWKTAKSFIDKDRSMLYARLTKSWDRLIHIAVHSKCIYFIKELVEYGTVEDLAIENLNKDTGLSIAAVSGMVEVAKLMIEKNNKLTMKRGTRELIPFGMAAEVGHKEMAEYLYSKTEFDCLDHSERIRLFFITLSSNLYGLALEILTRYPTMACERDENNDGKTALHVLAQKATDIAGGSLLKIVARYTSLYFKNFYKQASMPILDRDLIERIWEQVLQRSDEEISDLIRRPSGVLFDAALSGNVEFLALLLCKYPDLLWEVNEKEQSVFHVAVMHRHVHVFNLIYNIGAAKDYIVGNVDVDKNNMLHLAGMLPLAERLGAPRANLQMQRELLWFKEVEEIVRPFHMYMKNSEEMTPIDVFNKDHKDLLKLGEEAMKETANSCMLVATLISTVVFAAALTLPGASNKISNTPFFHKEQWFMIFILSNAVALFTSAASIVLLLSILTSSYAQSEFVYSLHARLMFGLTTLFISITTMVSAFIAAIFLIFDYKLEWVPYVIASLARAPVILFLVLHSNLWADLIRSYYWSKFLFRPSKQRIFELEF